A window from Parafrankia irregularis encodes these proteins:
- a CDS encoding PadR family transcriptional regulator has product MPRRDAAGLPPTSYAVLGLLAVADVPLSAVELKTRADFSLRFFYWAPAVSHIRKELARLGELALVTAEVVPAPRARHTVVHEITPAGRAVLRGWLDDLPDDEPVVVKDSVLLRVWLGAEGEPEQIVRLLDQHLERTRAAIDELQWGRRRAREVRLDSVTRLRHSHAVGDYVLRRMYAELANLTQLRDQIADRPTEPRPPTAGPPPLHDYDEPE; this is encoded by the coding sequence GTGCCCCGACGGGACGCGGCCGGACTGCCGCCGACCAGCTACGCGGTACTCGGGCTGTTGGCAGTCGCGGACGTGCCGTTGTCCGCGGTCGAGCTCAAGACCCGCGCGGACTTCAGCCTGCGGTTCTTCTACTGGGCACCGGCGGTCAGCCACATCCGCAAGGAGCTGGCCCGCCTCGGCGAGCTGGCGCTCGTCACCGCCGAGGTGGTGCCGGCGCCGCGGGCCCGGCACACCGTCGTCCATGAGATCACCCCAGCGGGCCGGGCGGTGCTGCGCGGCTGGCTGGACGACCTGCCCGACGACGAGCCCGTCGTCGTCAAGGATTCCGTCCTTCTGCGGGTGTGGCTGGGTGCGGAGGGCGAGCCGGAACAGATCGTGCGGCTGCTCGACCAGCACCTGGAGCGGACCCGGGCCGCGATCGACGAGCTGCAGTGGGGCCGCCGGCGAGCCCGTGAGGTCCGCCTGGACAGCGTGACGCGGCTGCGTCACTCCCACGCGGTCGGCGACTACGTGCTGCGCCGGATGTACGCCGAGCTCGCGAACCTCACCCAGCTGCGGGACCAGATCGCCGATCGGCCGACCGAGCCACGCCCGCCGACGGCCGGCCCGCCGCCCCTGCACGACTACGACGAACCGGAATGA
- a CDS encoding acyl-CoA dehydrogenase translates to MAIAISDEHQEIARTTRACLESHGARAAGRELLNAPPTTVPDFWKGLASLGLLGLHLPEEFGGGGAGLPELVAVVEELGRALAPGPVLPTLAVSAVIAAKGSPDLRARLLPGLAGGETVAAIGLGGTLTRGGDVLTGDAGAVLGGALAEIVLVAVGDDLMLISTAASGVTVEVPASNLDRSRPSARLRLDNVPIATDAVLAGARPFAQALVRTLVAAEAVGGAHECVTAATEYAKVREQFGRTIGTFQAVKHHLANMLVAAELGTAATWDAARAAAGSQDEFVLAAAAAAALAMPAFVTNAERNTQLHGGIGFTWEHDAHLLQRRAVVLSALFSPIAAAADVTRLSAAGVTRSTALDLPPEVEAERPRVRRLAAELAALPAAEQRQRLIETGYVQPHWPKPWGIEAPAGLQLVIEEEFGAAGVARVNLSITGWVILTLIQHGSSDQVERWVRAALAGDEIWCQLFSEPAAGSDAAAVRTSAVRADGGWVVNGQKVWTSDAHRARWGLATVRTERGAGKHQGITTLVIDMTAPGVEIRPLRQSTGDSMFNEVFFTDVFVPDADVVGVPGAGWTVARATLGNERVSLGGSVDMMGSVDYLDLYRAHGHRLPGAESRIGAHLAENLALRQLNLRRAERAVAGGAPGPEGNITKLVVAEHAQRTATLAADLVGEQTAFSDELGGVGWRQLISRAATIAGGTSEIARNQIAERILGLPRDPLAI, encoded by the coding sequence ATGGCGATCGCCATCAGCGACGAGCACCAGGAGATCGCGCGTACAACGCGGGCCTGTCTGGAGAGCCACGGGGCGCGGGCCGCGGGCCGGGAACTGCTGAACGCGCCGCCCACAACGGTGCCGGACTTCTGGAAGGGACTCGCCTCCCTGGGCCTGCTCGGCCTGCACCTCCCAGAGGAGTTCGGCGGCGGCGGGGCGGGGCTGCCGGAACTCGTCGCCGTGGTCGAGGAACTCGGCCGGGCGCTCGCCCCCGGCCCGGTGCTGCCGACGCTGGCGGTCTCCGCGGTCATCGCGGCCAAGGGCAGCCCGGACCTGCGTGCCCGGCTGCTGCCCGGCCTCGCCGGTGGCGAGACGGTGGCGGCGATCGGCCTCGGCGGGACGCTGACGCGTGGCGGCGACGTGCTTACCGGTGATGCCGGTGCCGTGCTCGGCGGCGCCCTGGCCGAGATCGTGCTGGTCGCGGTCGGCGACGACCTGATGCTGATCTCGACCGCCGCATCAGGGGTCACGGTCGAGGTACCGGCGTCGAACCTCGACCGTTCCCGCCCGTCAGCGCGGCTGCGCCTCGACAACGTCCCGATCGCCACCGACGCCGTCCTCGCCGGGGCCCGCCCCTTCGCGCAGGCGCTCGTCCGTACGCTGGTCGCCGCCGAGGCGGTCGGCGGTGCCCATGAATGCGTGACGGCCGCGACCGAGTACGCGAAGGTCCGCGAGCAGTTCGGCCGCACGATCGGCACCTTCCAGGCAGTCAAGCACCACCTGGCGAACATGCTGGTCGCGGCCGAGCTCGGTACCGCGGCGACCTGGGACGCGGCGCGGGCCGCCGCGGGCTCCCAGGACGAGTTCGTGCTGGCCGCGGCGGCTGCGGCAGCGCTTGCCATGCCGGCCTTCGTCACCAACGCGGAGCGCAACACCCAGCTGCACGGCGGCATCGGCTTCACCTGGGAGCACGACGCCCACCTGCTGCAGCGGCGCGCCGTGGTGCTCAGCGCCCTGTTCTCACCGATCGCGGCGGCGGCCGACGTCACCCGCCTGAGCGCGGCCGGGGTGACCCGCTCGACGGCTCTCGACCTGCCGCCCGAGGTCGAGGCGGAGCGACCGCGCGTCCGGAGGCTCGCGGCCGAGCTCGCCGCGCTGCCCGCGGCCGAGCAGCGCCAGCGCCTCATCGAGACCGGCTACGTGCAGCCGCACTGGCCGAAGCCGTGGGGCATCGAGGCTCCCGCCGGCCTGCAGCTGGTGATCGAGGAGGAGTTCGGCGCCGCCGGCGTCGCGCGGGTGAACCTGTCGATCACCGGCTGGGTCATCCTCACCCTGATCCAGCACGGCAGCTCCGACCAGGTCGAACGGTGGGTCCGGGCCGCGCTGGCCGGGGACGAGATCTGGTGCCAGCTGTTCAGCGAGCCGGCCGCCGGCTCCGACGCCGCCGCCGTGCGGACCTCGGCGGTGCGGGCCGACGGGGGCTGGGTGGTCAACGGCCAGAAGGTCTGGACCTCCGACGCGCACCGGGCCCGCTGGGGCCTGGCCACGGTGCGCACCGAGCGCGGGGCCGGCAAGCACCAGGGCATCACCACCCTGGTGATCGACATGACCGCGCCCGGGGTGGAGATCCGCCCGCTGCGCCAGAGCACCGGCGACAGCATGTTCAACGAGGTCTTCTTCACGGACGTCTTCGTCCCGGACGCCGACGTCGTCGGGGTCCCGGGAGCGGGCTGGACGGTTGCCCGCGCGACTCTCGGCAACGAGCGGGTCAGCCTCGGTGGCAGCGTCGACATGATGGGATCGGTCGACTACCTCGACCTGTACCGGGCGCACGGTCACCGGCTGCCCGGCGCCGAGTCCCGGATCGGCGCGCATCTGGCCGAGAACCTCGCGCTGCGCCAGCTGAACCTGCGCCGCGCCGAGCGGGCGGTCGCCGGTGGCGCCCCAGGGCCGGAGGGCAACATCACCAAGCTGGTCGTCGCCGAGCACGCGCAGCGAACCGCGACCCTGGCCGCCGACCTCGTCGGTGAACAGACCGCGTTCAGCGACGAGCTCGGCGGCGTCGGATGGCGCCAGCTGATCTCCCGCGCGGCGACGATCGCGGGCGGAACCTCGGAGATCGCCCGCAACCAGATCGCGGAACGCATTCTCGGCCTGCCGCGCGACCCGCTGGCGATCTGA
- a CDS encoding TetR/AcrR family transcriptional regulator, whose product MSTPPRRRIGRPVDPTIEEKVTGAAIQIYAEVGWSGFTFDAIAARAGVGKAAIYRRWSSKMEILSSAFAATQPDLVELPDTGSIRGDLLALALALLDRLDQPAGIAEIRLLLDTKLYTGDVAFPDIDPGRRRSRALVREGVNRAIERGELPHGTRPEMIVDAVRGTIIHNFLLLPSDKTDVWHARRDAYAEEVVDLVLAGVHARAAIS is encoded by the coding sequence ATGTCCACCCCTCCCAGGCGCCGTATCGGTCGTCCCGTGGATCCGACCATCGAGGAGAAGGTCACCGGCGCGGCGATCCAGATCTACGCCGAGGTGGGTTGGTCAGGCTTCACCTTCGACGCGATCGCGGCCCGTGCCGGCGTCGGCAAGGCCGCCATCTACCGCCGCTGGTCCTCCAAGATGGAGATCCTCTCCAGCGCCTTCGCGGCGACGCAGCCGGACCTCGTCGAGCTTCCGGACACGGGCAGCATCCGCGGCGACCTCCTCGCGCTGGCCCTGGCCCTGCTCGACCGCCTGGACCAGCCCGCGGGGATCGCGGAGATCCGGCTCCTCCTGGACACCAAGCTGTACACGGGAGACGTCGCCTTCCCGGACATCGACCCGGGCAGGCGGCGCAGCCGCGCGCTGGTCCGGGAGGGGGTGAACCGCGCGATCGAGCGGGGCGAGCTCCCGCACGGCACCCGCCCCGAAATGATCGTCGACGCGGTCCGCGGGACCATCATCCACAACTTCCTCCTCCTGCCGTCGGACAAGACCGACGTCTGGCACGCCCGGCGGGACGCCTACGCGGAGGAGGTCGTGGATCTGGTCCTGGCGGGGGTCCACGCCCGCGCCGCGATCAGCTGA
- a CDS encoding CaiB/BaiF CoA transferase family protein, whose product MTDSTLGGATTEVEPVPPTPRRGGPLARLRVVELAGIGPGPHAAMLLADLGADVVRVQRPGAAGMNDLMLRNRRWIGADLKDPAGREAVLGLVEHAHVLIEGFRPGTTERLGLGPDDCLARNPRLVYARMTGWGQSGPLSQRAGHDINYLSLTGLLHAIGPADAPPVPPLNLAGDFGGGSMFLVTGVLAALWEQAVSGRGQVVDAAMVDGASVLGQMAWAHRAMGVWSDERSSNILDGAAPFYRTYVCGDGRYVAVGAIEPQFYAQLLAGVGLTAEELPGQYDRAGWPVVGARLAGIFATRPRDEWAAVFAGTDACVTPVLAFGEVSTHPHMAERQTIVTVDGVEQAAPAPRFTRTPTAAPIGPRPTGTPIEDVLAGWRQQTAAPEPAPPPVELDQRTPRTP is encoded by the coding sequence ATGACCGATAGCACGCTCGGCGGTGCGACCACGGAGGTCGAGCCTGTTCCACCCACGCCTCGCCGTGGCGGCCCGCTCGCGCGCCTGCGCGTCGTTGAGCTGGCCGGCATCGGGCCTGGCCCGCACGCCGCCATGCTGCTCGCCGACCTGGGCGCGGACGTCGTGCGCGTCCAGCGTCCCGGGGCGGCCGGCATGAACGATCTGATGCTGCGCAACCGTCGCTGGATCGGCGCGGACCTCAAGGACCCCGCCGGACGGGAAGCCGTGTTGGGGCTGGTGGAGCACGCGCATGTGCTGATCGAGGGGTTCCGCCCCGGCACGACCGAGCGCCTGGGGCTGGGCCCGGACGACTGTCTCGCCCGCAATCCGCGGCTGGTCTACGCACGGATGACCGGGTGGGGGCAGAGCGGGCCGCTGTCCCAGCGGGCCGGCCACGACATCAACTACCTGTCGCTGACCGGGCTCCTGCACGCGATCGGCCCCGCGGACGCCCCACCCGTCCCGCCGCTCAATCTCGCCGGGGACTTCGGCGGAGGCTCGATGTTCCTGGTCACCGGAGTGCTGGCGGCTCTGTGGGAACAGGCGGTCTCCGGGCGCGGGCAGGTCGTGGACGCCGCCATGGTGGACGGGGCCAGCGTGCTCGGGCAGATGGCCTGGGCGCATCGGGCCATGGGGGTCTGGTCGGACGAGCGGTCGTCGAACATCCTCGACGGGGCCGCGCCGTTCTACCGCACCTACGTCTGCGGGGACGGGCGCTACGTCGCGGTCGGCGCGATCGAGCCGCAGTTCTACGCCCAGCTGCTCGCCGGCGTCGGGCTCACCGCCGAGGAGCTGCCGGGCCAGTACGACCGGGCCGGGTGGCCGGTGGTGGGCGCTCGTCTGGCCGGGATCTTCGCCACCCGCCCGCGCGACGAGTGGGCCGCGGTGTTCGCCGGCACCGACGCCTGCGTCACGCCGGTTCTCGCGTTCGGCGAGGTGTCGACCCATCCGCACATGGCCGAACGACAGACGATCGTGACGGTCGACGGCGTGGAACAGGCCGCCCCCGCGCCGCGCTTCACCCGCACCCCGACCGCCGCCCCGATCGGCCCGCGGCCCACGGGCACGCCGATCGAGGACGTCCTGGCCGGCTGGAGGCAACAGACGGCGGCGCCGGAGCCGGCGCCACCGCCCGTCGAACTCGACCAGCGGACCCCACGGACACCATGA
- a CDS encoding SDR family oxidoreductase, translating to MSKDVVVVLGVGGMGAAIARRFGGSRTLLLADANDDTLAAVAGALRDEGHEVVTRPVDVAEGESVAALADVAAGLGPVTHVAHTAGLSMAQAAPDAIIRVDLLGVAHFLDEFARVVAPGGAGVVISSTAGHFAPRLPADQERALAITPASELLELPFLSSEVVTEPASAYSLAKLGAMLRVRAAAPSWGRRKARVNSVSPGVISTPMGRLELDGPWGDALRSVTDTAPAGRIGTPDDVADAVSFLLGPQSTFITGTDLLVDGGSVAMSLSESWARHPLR from the coding sequence ATGAGCAAGGACGTGGTGGTCGTCCTCGGTGTGGGTGGCATGGGCGCGGCGATCGCCCGCCGGTTCGGTGGATCGCGAACCCTGTTACTCGCCGACGCCAACGACGACACGCTCGCGGCGGTCGCGGGCGCGCTGCGGGATGAGGGGCACGAGGTCGTCACCCGTCCCGTGGACGTGGCCGAGGGAGAGTCCGTCGCCGCGCTGGCGGACGTCGCCGCCGGCCTGGGCCCCGTCACACATGTCGCCCACACGGCCGGCCTCTCGATGGCACAGGCGGCGCCGGACGCGATCATCCGGGTGGACCTGCTCGGTGTCGCGCACTTCCTCGACGAGTTCGCACGCGTCGTCGCGCCCGGCGGAGCAGGCGTGGTCATCTCCAGCACCGCCGGGCACTTCGCGCCGCGGCTGCCCGCCGACCAGGAGCGGGCACTGGCCATCACGCCGGCCTCCGAGCTGCTGGAGCTCCCGTTCCTGTCGAGCGAGGTCGTCACGGAACCGGCCAGCGCCTACAGCCTGGCCAAGCTGGGGGCGATGCTGCGCGTGCGGGCGGCGGCTCCGTCCTGGGGGCGGCGCAAGGCCCGCGTCAACTCGGTGAGCCCGGGGGTGATCTCGACGCCGATGGGGCGCCTCGAACTGGACGGGCCCTGGGGTGACGCGCTGCGCTCCGTCACCGACACGGCCCCCGCGGGACGGATCGGAACACCGGACGACGTGGCCGACGCGGTCTCGTTCCTGCTCGGCCCCCAGTCGACGTTCATCACCGGCACGGACCTCCTGGTGGACGGTGGTTCGGTCGCGATGAGCCTGAGCGAGAGCTGGGCTCGTCACCCACTCCGGTAG
- a CDS encoding SDR family NAD(P)-dependent oxidoreductase encodes MTSGARSGWVGVVTGAANGIGRAVTRRFVAEGGRVVGGDIDEAGLAALSAELGPDAFAAARCDVTDEDDVAALVALASARFGGLDVVVANAGGGTLGEVADHDFGEWRRIVDLSLHGAFLTLKHGGRALREAGRGGSIVTVASLNAVQPGRGVAAYCAAKAGAVALTEVAALELGRHGIRVNAVAPGLVRTGLTGGVWHLPGLVDEFVDNAPLGRFAEPEEIANVIYFLASEQASFVSGSLYSVDGGARTGRYPDMIAGMERAIRSAGVSPEGRA; translated from the coding sequence ATGACGAGCGGCGCACGCTCCGGGTGGGTCGGTGTGGTCACCGGGGCCGCCAACGGCATCGGCAGGGCCGTCACCAGGCGGTTCGTCGCCGAAGGCGGGAGAGTCGTCGGCGGTGACATCGACGAGGCGGGCCTGGCGGCGCTGAGCGCCGAGCTCGGCCCCGATGCCTTCGCGGCCGCCCGGTGCGACGTGACCGACGAGGACGACGTGGCGGCACTGGTCGCGCTGGCCTCGGCCAGGTTCGGCGGCCTCGACGTCGTGGTCGCCAATGCTGGTGGCGGAACTCTCGGCGAGGTCGCCGACCACGATTTCGGCGAGTGGCGGCGGATTGTCGATCTGAGTCTGCACGGGGCGTTCCTGACCCTCAAGCACGGCGGGCGGGCACTGCGGGAGGCTGGGCGCGGAGGTTCGATCGTCACGGTCGCGAGCCTCAACGCGGTGCAGCCCGGCCGCGGTGTGGCGGCCTACTGCGCGGCGAAGGCGGGTGCCGTGGCGCTGACCGAGGTCGCCGCGCTGGAGCTGGGCCGGCACGGAATCCGGGTGAACGCGGTCGCCCCGGGCCTGGTCCGCACCGGGCTCACCGGCGGTGTGTGGCACCTGCCCGGTCTGGTCGACGAGTTCGTCGACAACGCCCCCCTCGGCCGGTTCGCGGAACCGGAGGAGATCGCGAACGTCATCTACTTCCTCGCCTCGGAGCAGGCGTCCTTCGTCTCCGGCTCCCTGTACAGCGTCGACGGGGGCGCGCGGACCGGGCGCTATCCCGACATGATCGCCGGAATGGAGCGGGCGATCCGCTCCGCCGGGGTCTCTCCGGAAGGCAGGGCGTGA
- a CDS encoding RNA-guided endonuclease InsQ/TnpB family protein gives MRRTFKFQLRPTARQAVALVVMLDDHRDLYNAALRERRDAYRHPSKTRVRYGDQSAQLKEIRAYDPGQARWSFSSQQATLRRLDRAFTAFFRRVKAGETPGYPRFKGAGWFDTVDWPKDGDGCRWDSQPDNPTQTFVRLQGVGHVKVNQHRPVAGVVKTVSVKREGRRWYVVLSCDGVPAEPLPPTGAVVGVDLGIASLATTSHGRHYGNPQFLERAAGRLADAQRDLSRKKRGSNRRGRAVARVAGLHREVGRQRADLAHKTALGLVRDHDLVAHEALNIKGMVRRAKARPDPDDPGVFLPNGQAAKSGLNRSIHDAGWGVFLGILHAKAESAGRTVVPVPALNTSRTCAECGHCAAGNRTTQAVFACVACGHTAHADVNAAVNILRAGLARQVAQAA, from the coding sequence TTGAGACGGACCTTCAAGTTCCAGTTGCGGCCCACGGCGCGGCAGGCCGTCGCGCTGGTCGTGATGCTCGACGACCACCGAGACCTCTACAACGCGGCGTTGCGGGAGCGGCGAGATGCCTACCGGCACCCGTCGAAGACGAGGGTCAGGTATGGGGACCAGTCGGCCCAGTTGAAGGAGATCCGGGCGTACGACCCGGGCCAGGCCCGCTGGTCGTTTTCGTCGCAGCAGGCGACGCTGCGCCGGCTCGACAGGGCGTTCACCGCATTCTTCCGCCGGGTCAAGGCAGGCGAGACGCCCGGTTACCCGCGTTTCAAAGGCGCCGGCTGGTTCGACACCGTCGACTGGCCGAAGGACGGTGACGGTTGCCGCTGGGACTCCCAGCCCGACAACCCCACCCAGACGTTCGTCCGTCTCCAGGGTGTCGGCCACGTCAAGGTCAACCAGCATCGCCCCGTCGCCGGCGTCGTCAAGACGGTCTCGGTCAAGCGGGAGGGGCGGCGCTGGTACGTGGTCCTGTCCTGCGACGGTGTGCCCGCCGAACCGCTGCCGCCGACCGGCGCTGTGGTCGGCGTCGACCTCGGGATCGCCTCGCTGGCGACGACCAGCCACGGTCGGCACTACGGCAACCCCCAGTTCCTGGAACGCGCCGCGGGCCGGCTCGCCGACGCGCAGCGGGACCTGTCGCGGAAGAAGCGTGGCTCGAATCGGCGGGGCAGGGCCGTCGCCCGGGTCGCCGGGCTGCACCGCGAGGTCGGCCGCCAGCGCGCTGACCTCGCGCACAAGACGGCGCTCGGGCTGGTCCGCGACCATGACCTGGTCGCCCACGAGGCCCTCAACATCAAGGGTATGGTCCGCCGGGCCAAGGCCAGGCCCGATCCCGACGACCCGGGGGTGTTCCTGCCGAACGGGCAGGCGGCTAAGTCCGGGCTGAACCGGTCGATCCACGACGCGGGATGGGGGGTGTTCCTGGGAATCCTGCACGCCAAGGCTGAAAGCGCCGGACGGACGGTGGTCCCGGTTCCCGCCCTCAACACGTCCCGCACCTGCGCCGAATGCGGCCACTGTGCCGCCGGGAACCGCACGACCCAGGCGGTGTTTGCCTGCGTCGCCTGCGGGCACACGGCGCACGCCGACGTCAACGCGGCGGTCAACATCCTGCGGGCCGGGCTGGCCCGTCAGGTCGCGCAAGCGGCCTGA
- the tnpA gene encoding IS200/IS605 family transposase: MSRTVGVGAGGAYDLGYHVVWCPKYRRAVLVGPVRDRLDGLIREKCAEHDWSVVALEIEPDHVHLFVKAHPKHAPSYIANQLKGFTSHVLRGEFAHLRSRLPTLWSRSYFVATVGAVSADTVQRYIDTQNERPWRRGVAR, encoded by the coding sequence ATGTCCCGCACGGTGGGGGTCGGCGCGGGTGGCGCCTATGACCTCGGCTACCACGTCGTGTGGTGCCCGAAGTACCGCCGCGCTGTCCTCGTCGGTCCGGTCCGAGATCGGCTTGACGGGCTGATCCGCGAGAAGTGCGCCGAGCATGACTGGTCGGTCGTCGCACTGGAGATTGAGCCCGATCACGTGCACCTGTTCGTGAAAGCTCACCCGAAGCACGCCCCGTCGTACATCGCCAACCAGCTCAAGGGCTTTACGTCCCACGTGCTACGCGGCGAGTTCGCGCACCTGCGCTCCCGGCTTCCCACGCTCTGGTCGCGGTCGTACTTCGTCGCCACCGTCGGCGCGGTGTCCGCCGACACGGTCCAGCGGTACATCGACACGCAGAACGAACGCCCGTGGCGCAGGGGTGTAGCCCGTTGA
- a CDS encoding TIGR03620 family F420-dependent LLM class oxidoreductase, with the protein MKLSGVGVWSQQLRYSDLGEAAEAAAELEELGFSALWIPDMGGDTFEAAERLLAATSSVVVATGVLNLWYCPAEQAAASHAALAAKYDNRLLLGIGVSHAIAVDSTAEPGRYRRPLTAMKTYLDGLDAAEQPVPQDSRVLAALGPRMLELASRRARGVHPYLVTPEHTRIAREAVGDGPLVLPEQAVVLCSDKEEAQAIAGGWLRGYLSLPNYANSLIRLGFEPDEVAAADGRVFDAMIAWGDEAAVRRRVEEHRAAGADHVTLQVLTADQTAFPREEWRRLAAALL; encoded by the coding sequence ATGAAACTCTCTGGCGTCGGTGTGTGGAGCCAGCAGCTGCGCTACAGCGACCTCGGCGAAGCCGCCGAGGCGGCCGCCGAGCTCGAGGAGCTCGGCTTCAGCGCGCTGTGGATCCCGGACATGGGCGGAGACACGTTCGAGGCCGCCGAGCGCCTGCTCGCCGCCACTAGCTCCGTCGTCGTGGCGACCGGCGTCCTCAACCTGTGGTACTGCCCGGCGGAGCAGGCGGCCGCCTCCCATGCGGCGCTGGCGGCGAAATACGACAACCGGCTGCTGCTCGGCATCGGGGTCAGCCATGCGATCGCCGTGGACTCCACGGCGGAGCCCGGCAGATACCGGCGGCCGCTGACCGCGATGAAGACCTACCTGGACGGCCTCGACGCCGCGGAACAGCCCGTCCCCCAGGACAGCCGGGTCCTCGCCGCGCTCGGCCCCCGCATGCTGGAGCTCGCGTCCAGGCGGGCCCGCGGTGTCCATCCCTACCTGGTCACGCCGGAGCACACCCGGATCGCGCGGGAGGCGGTGGGCGACGGTCCGCTCGTGCTGCCCGAGCAGGCCGTCGTCCTGTGCTCCGACAAGGAGGAGGCCCAGGCGATCGCGGGCGGGTGGCTGCGCGGCTACCTCTCCCTCCCGAACTACGCCAACAGCCTGATCCGACTGGGATTCGAGCCCGACGAGGTGGCAGCCGCGGACGGCAGGGTGTTCGACGCGATGATCGCCTGGGGGGACGAGGCGGCGGTCAGGCGCAGGGTGGAGGAGCACCGGGCCGCGGGCGCGGACCACGTCACCCTCCAGGTGCTCACCGCGGACCAGACCGCCTTCCCCCGTGAGGAGTGGCGCAGGCTCGCAGCGGCTCTGCTTTAG
- a CDS encoding class I adenylate-forming enzyme family protein, which produces MLSNQEIHEALCAPGQFFEWETVEVRGVPTRTWKNAPRNLGAVLAQGAAAGGSRDFIVLGEERISHVRHLQLVEALAASLVDELGVRKGDRVAIAMRNIPEWSIAFFAAARVGAVAVALNSFGNGAELAYTLDDSAATVVIADGERIERLATVAGALDGRTVIGTRLDDRKGTADLPAGILPFSALTEREHGPVDVDVEPDDLATIFYTSGSTANPKGVVGTHRNACANLMNMMFVGARTMQRDATPSATPAGPTVQMLSVPLFHATGCHATLVGTAAFGGTLVLIRRWDAEVALDLMERERVTSFSGVPTMLWDLLNAPSVDRRDLSALQRFGGGGAASPPALSRRIRERFPTVIAATGYGLTETSALTTSINGSDYQNRPASVGAPVPVAEVRIVGDDGSDVQPGDSGEIWVRGPNVCAGYWSRTELAAVPFEDGWLRSGDLGRFDDEGFLYIVDRLKDIVIRGGENISTLEVEAALMEHPAVLEATVFAVGHPTLGEEVGAVVHVAAGSPSTADDLRAHVGTLLAAHKVPAHVWLSAEPLPRSDTGKLLKRAIRATYSPLAGSA; this is translated from the coding sequence TTGCTCAGCAACCAGGAAATTCACGAGGCACTCTGCGCACCGGGGCAGTTCTTCGAGTGGGAGACCGTCGAGGTACGCGGCGTGCCGACCCGGACCTGGAAGAACGCTCCCCGAAACCTCGGTGCCGTCCTCGCTCAGGGAGCGGCGGCCGGCGGCTCACGGGATTTCATCGTCCTCGGCGAGGAACGGATCTCCCACGTTCGGCACCTCCAGCTCGTCGAGGCCCTCGCCGCCTCACTCGTCGACGAGCTCGGCGTCCGCAAGGGCGACCGGGTGGCGATCGCGATGCGCAACATCCCGGAATGGTCGATCGCGTTCTTCGCCGCGGCCAGGGTCGGCGCCGTCGCCGTGGCGCTGAACTCGTTCGGCAACGGCGCCGAGCTCGCCTACACCCTCGACGACTCCGCCGCCACGGTCGTCATCGCCGACGGTGAGCGGATCGAGCGGCTCGCGACCGTCGCCGGCGCGCTCGACGGGCGCACGGTCATCGGTACCCGGCTCGACGACCGCAAGGGCACCGCCGACCTGCCCGCGGGAATCCTGCCTTTCTCGGCGCTCACCGAACGGGAGCACGGCCCCGTCGACGTCGACGTCGAGCCCGACGACCTCGCCACGATCTTCTACACCTCCGGCAGCACGGCCAATCCCAAGGGCGTCGTGGGAACCCACCGCAACGCCTGCGCGAACCTCATGAACATGATGTTCGTCGGCGCCCGCACCATGCAGCGCGACGCGACGCCGTCGGCAACTCCCGCGGGGCCGACCGTCCAGATGCTGTCGGTGCCCCTGTTCCACGCCACCGGCTGCCACGCGACGCTGGTCGGCACCGCCGCCTTCGGCGGGACCCTCGTCCTCATCCGCCGGTGGGACGCGGAGGTCGCCCTCGATCTCATGGAGCGCGAGCGGGTCACCTCCTTCTCCGGTGTGCCGACGATGCTGTGGGACCTCCTCAACGCGCCGTCGGTCGACCGCCGCGACCTCAGCGCCCTGCAGAGGTTCGGCGGCGGGGGCGCCGCCTCGCCGCCGGCGCTCTCACGCCGCATCCGCGAGCGGTTCCCCACCGTGATCGCGGCAACGGGCTACGGCCTGACCGAGACCTCGGCGCTCACCACCTCGATCAACGGCTCCGACTACCAGAACCGGCCCGCGAGCGTCGGCGCACCCGTCCCGGTGGCCGAGGTGCGCATCGTCGGTGACGACGGCTCGGACGTCCAGCCCGGCGACTCCGGGGAGATCTGGGTCCGGGGGCCGAACGTCTGCGCCGGCTACTGGAGCCGGACCGAGCTGGCCGCGGTGCCGTTCGAGGACGGCTGGCTGCGCAGCGGCGACCTCGGGCGCTTCGACGACGAGGGCTTCCTCTACATCGTCGACCGGCTGAAGGACATCGTCATCCGGGGCGGCGAGAACATCTCGACGCTCGAGGTGGAGGCCGCGCTGATGGAGCACCCGGCCGTGCTGGAGGCGACCGTCTTCGCGGTGGGGCACCCGACCCTCGGCGAGGAGGTCGGCGCGGTCGTCCATGTCGCGGCCGGCTCACCGAGCACCGCCGACGACCTGCGCGCGCATGTCGGCACGCTCCTCGCCGCACACAAGGTCCCGGCCCACGTGTGGCTGTCCGCGGAGCCGCTGCCCCGCAGCGACACCGGCAAGCTGCTCAAGCGCGCCATCCGGGCCACCTACTCGCCCCTGGCCGGCAGCGCCTGA